A single region of the Triticum dicoccoides isolate Atlit2015 ecotype Zavitan chromosome 2B, WEW_v2.0, whole genome shotgun sequence genome encodes:
- the LOC119365995 gene encoding plasma membrane ATPase-like: protein MGGLEEIRNEAVDLENIPIEEVFEQLKCTRQGLTSDEGAQRVEIFGLNKLEEKKESKVLKFLGFMWNPLSWVMEMAAIMAIALANGGGKPPDWQDFVGIIVLLVINSTISFIEENNAGNAAAALMANLAPKTKVLRDGRWGEQEASILVPGDIVSIKLGDIVPADARLLEGDPLKIDQSGLTGESLPVTKNPGDEVFSGSTCKQGEIEAVVIATGVHTFFGKAAHLVDSTNQVGHFQQVLTAIGNFCIVSIAVGIVIEIIVMFPIQRRKYRAGIENLLVLLIGGIPIAMPTVLSVTMAIGSHKLSQQGAITKRMTAIEELAGMDVLCSDKTGTLTLNKLSVDKNLVEVFAKGVDKEHVLLLAARASRVENQDAIDACMVGMLADPKEARAGIREVHFLPFNPTDKRTALTYIDAEGNWHRASKGAPEQIITLCNCKEDVKRKVHSVIEKYAERGLRSLAVARQEVPEKSKDSPGGPWQFIGLLPLFDPPRHDSAETIRKALVLGVNVKMITGDQLAIGKETGRRLGMGTNMYPSSALLGQSKDGSLESLPVDELIEKADGFAGVFPEHKYEIVKRLQEKKHIVGMTGDGVNDAPALKKADIGIAVDDATDAARSASDIVLTEPGLSVIISAVLTSRCIFQRMKNYTIYAVSITIRIVLGFMLIALIWKFDFAPFMVLIIAILNDGTIMTISKDRVKPSPLPDSWKLNEIFATGVVLGTYLALMTVVFFWVIHKTDFFTNKFGVRSIRDSEFEMMSALYLQVSIVSQALIFVTRSRSWSFVERPGFLLVTAFLLAQLVATLIAVYANWEFARIKGIGWGWAGVIWLFSIVFYFPLDIFKFFIRFVLSGRAWDNLLQNKTAFTTKENYGKGEREAQWATAQRTLHGLQAPEPASHTLFNDKSSYRELSEIAEQAKRRAEIARLRELNTLKGHVESVVKLKGLDIDTINQNYTV from the exons ATGGGCGGGCTCGAGGAGATCAGGAACGAGGCCGTCGATCTG GAGAACATCCCCATCGAGGAGGTGTTCGAGCAGCTGAAATGCACGCGCCAGGGGCTCACCTCCGATGAGGGGGCGCAGCGTGTTGAAATCTTTGGTCTCAACAAGCTCGAAGAGAAGAAG GAGAGCAAAGTCCTCAAGTTCCTGGGATTCATGTGGAATCCGCTGTCCTGGGTCATGGAGATGGCTGCCATCATGGCCATCGCGCTGGCCAACGGTGGTGGGAAGCCCCCGGATTGGCAGGATTTCGTCGGAATCATCGTTCTCCTGGTCATCAACTCCACCATCTCCTTCATTGAAGAGAACAACGCCGGCAACGCTGCTGCTGCGCTCATGGCCAACCTTGCACCCAAGACAAAG GTGCTTAGGGATGGTCGATGGGGCGAGCAGGAGGCTTCAATCTTGGTTCCTGGTGACATTGTCAGCATCAAGCTCGGTGACATCGTCCCTGCTGATGCTCGTCTCCTCGAGGGTGATCCTTTGAAGATTGATCAGTCTGGACTTACAGGAGAGTCTCTCCCTGTGACCAAGAACCCTGGGGATGAGGTCTTTTCTGGATCAACGTGCAAGCAGGGTGAGATTGAGGCTGTGGTCATTGCCACTGGAGTACACACTTTCTTTGGCAAGGCTGCTCATCTCGTTGACAGCACCAACCAAGTTGGGCACTTCCAGCAGGTCCTCACTGCAATCGGAAACTTCTGCATCGTTTCGATCGCAGTGGGAATCGTCATTGAGATCATCGTCATGTTCCCGATCCAGCGCCGCAAGTACCGTGCCGGTATTGAGAACCTGTTGGTCCTGTTGATCGGTGGTATTCCGATTGCCATGCCTACAGTTTTGTCGGTCACCATGGCCATTGGTTCTCACAAGTTGTCCCAGCAGGGTGCTATCACCAAGAGGATGACTGCCATTGAAGAGTTGGCTGGCATGGATGTGCTTTGCAGTGATAAGACTGGCACACTCACCCTTAACAAGCTCAGTGTTGACAAGAACCTGGTTGAGGTGTTTGCGAAAGGTGTCGACAAAGAACATGTGCTGTTGTTGGCTGCAAGGGCTTCAAGGGTTGAAAACCAGGATGCCATTGATGCTTGCATGGTTGGTATGCTTGCTGATCCTAAGGAGGCAAGAGCTGGCATCAGGGAAGTGCACTTCTTGCCATTCAACCCTACTGACAAGAGGACTGCTCTGACTTACATCGATGCTGAGGGTAACTGGCACCGTGCCAGCAAGGGTGCTCCTGAGCAG ATTATTACCCTGTGCAACTGCAAGGAGGATGTGAAGAGAAAGGTGCACTCTGTGATTGAGAAGTACGCTGAGCGTGGGCTTCGTTCGCTTGCTGTTGCAAGACAG GAAGTACCCGAGAAATCCAAGGATTCTCCTGGTGGACCATGGCAATTCATTGGTCTGTTGCCCCTGTTTGATCCCCCAAGGCATGACAGTGCTGAGACCATCCGCAAGGCACTTGTTCTTGGTGTCAACGTCAAGATGATCACAG GTGACCAACTTGCTATTGGAAAGGAGACTGGTAGGAGGCTTGGGATGGGCACAAACATGTATCCTTCTTCTGCATTGCTTGGCCAAAGCAAGGATGGTTCACTTGAGTCACTTCCTGTTGATGAGCTGATTGAGAAGGCTGATGGATTTGCCGGAGTCTTCCCTG AGCACAAGTATGAGATTGTGAAGAGGCTGCAAGAGAAGAAGCACATCGTTGGTATGACTGGAGATGGTGTCAATGATGCTCCTGCTCTTAAGAAGGCCGACATTGGTATTGCTGTCGATGATGCTACAGATGCTGCTCGAAGTGCTTCCGACATTGTGCTTACCGAGCCAGGTCTCAGTGTCATTATCAGTGCTGTCCTGACCAGCAGGTGCATTTTCCAGAGGATGAAGAACTACACG ATCTATGCAGTTTCCATCACCATCCGTATTGTG CTTGGCTTTATGCTTATTGCCTTGATCTGGAAATTTGATTTCGCCCCCTTCATGGTCCTTATCATTGCCATCCTCAATGATG GTACtatcatgacaatatccaaggaCAGAGTTAAGCCATCTCCCTTGCCCGACAGCTGGAAGCTCAATGAAATCTTCGCCACTGGTGTTGTGCTCGGAACCTACCTTGCCCTGATGACTGTCGTCTTCTTCTGGGTTATCCACAAGACAGACTTCTTCACA AACAAATTCGGTGTCAGGTCAATCAGGGACAGCGAGTTTGAGATGATGTCTGCACTGTACCTCCAAGTCAGTATTGTGAGCCAGGCTCTTATATTCGTGACTCGTTCACGTAGCTGGTCCTTTGTTGAGCGCCCTGGTTTCCTCTTGGTTACCGCCTTCCTTCTTGCACAATTG GTTGCAACACTCATCGCTGTCTATGCCAACTGGGAGTTTGCAAGGATCAAGGGAATCGGGTGGGGCTGGGCTGGTGTTATCTGGCTCTTCAGCATTGTGTTCTACTTCCCACTTGACATTTTCAAGTTCTTCATCCGATTTGTGCTGAGTGGAAGGGCCTGGGACAACCTCCTGCAGAACAAG ACTGCTTTCACCACCAAAGAGAACTACGGCAAAGGGGAGAGGGAAGCACAATGGGCTACTGCACAGAGAACACTCCATGGCCTTCAAGCACCCGAGCCGGCCTCCCACACACTGTTCAACGACAAGAGCAGCTACCGTGAGCTCTCTGAGATCGCTGAGCAAGCAAAGAGAAGAGCTGAGATTGCAAG GTTGAGGGAGCTCAACACACTCAAGGGCCACGTTGAATCCGTGGTGAAGCTCAAGGGCCTTGACATCGACACCATCAACCAGAACTACACCGTGTGA